The Cellulomonas oligotrophica sequence GCACCACCCCGGTCAGGTCGCCCTGCAGCAGGATCTCGTCGACCGGTGCGGGCAGGTCGGCGGCGAGCGCGGCCGCGGCGTCGTCGCGCCCGGCGTCGTCGGCGGCGTCCAGCAGCGCGCGGCCGGCCCGGGACAGCGCGCCGGCCCCGGTGACGCCGAGCTGCTCGGCCTCCGTGAGGAGCGCCTGCACGGCGCCGCGCGGCGGCACCGCCCGGGGGGTGCGCCACGCGAGGACCGCCAGGACCGCGTCGGCGTCGGGCGCGGCACCGGGTCCCGCCCCGGCGGCGAGCACCTCCAGCACGGCCCGGCGCAGCCGGGGCACCCAGGGCCGGGCGAGCTCGGGGTCGAGCGCGGCGCGCACACCGCCCTTCTCGTCGCGCGTGCCGACCTGCCACGGCGTGCGCGGGGATGCCAGCCACGCCCGGGCGAGCAGCGCCCAGCGCCGCGGCACGTCGCCCGCGGCCCACACGTCCGCGTCGACCGTGGGCACGAACGCCGGCCGCTCCTCGCCGTCGTCGGCGAGCAGGCCCGCGGCGGCGGCGAGCTCGACGAGCCAGGCCGCGTGCGGCTCGTCGACCTCGAGGGTCTGCGCGGTGCGCCGCAGGTCGCGCACGCCGAGGCCGCCGGCGCGCAGCACGGGCGGCGGCGCGTCCTCCCAGGCCTGCAGCAGGCGCCGGACCTGGCGCACCGTGCGCTCGGCGGCGGCGGTGGACTCCGCGGCCACGGTGGCCGCCGGGCGGACGGGGGAGGCGGGCGCCGGCTCGGTGGCGGGGGCGCGGTGCGTGCGCCCGTCGCGCAGGCGCAGCGCGAGCGTCCGGGGCAGCACCACGTGCTCGGCGTCCGGGCGCGCGAGCAGGCCGTGGGCGACCAGCGCCCGCACGGCCTGCGCGCCGGGGGACCCCGCCGGGGGCACGCGTCCGACCGGCGGCCCCCACGTCAGGGCGTCGAGCACCTGGGCGGCTCCCGCGGGGGCGTCGGCCAGCGCCGCCGCCGGGTCCGCCGGGACCGCGTCGTCGGAGGCCGGGTCCGCCGGGGCGAGGCCGGCGACGTGGGTGCCGAGCACGTCCGCGAGGCCGGGCGCCGCGTGCAGGCGCCCGGCCTCGTCGGGGTGCAGCAGCGCCAGCCGCACGGCGGTCCCCGCCGCGTCGGCGACCGCCGGGGCGTCCGAGGCCCCCGCGCCCACCGCGCGGGCGACGTCGTCGGGCGTCGGGGGTGCGTCGCCGAGCACGACGACGGACTCCAGGACCTGCAGCACCAGGGCGTCGAGCCCGGCCAGCGCACGCTCCAGGCTCGCGCGGCTCGTGGCGCGCGCGGCCAGCGACGCCAGGGTCGCGGGCGACGGCGACGCCAGGTCCGGGCGGGCGGTGAGCAGCGCGACGAGCGCGTCGTCGTCGCACGCGCGCAACCAGCCGGAGAACGAGGGCATCGTCCTCACGATACGCAGCGGGGCGCGCACCCGCCCCGGGCGTCGGGACGCCGGGACCTACTGCACCCGGGTGCGGTGTGCCAGGGTGGTCGGGCGACGGACCGGTCCGTCGCGGAGCGGGAGGGTACGACGTGGCACTGGCGGCCGAGGTCCTGGAGGCGCTGCGCGTCGACGCGGCGACGATGCTCGACGAGACGGCCGCGCTGCGGCACGCGCTGCACCGGGTGCCCGAGATCGGGCTCGACCTGCCGCGCACGCAGCGCCTGGTGCTCGACGCGCTGGAGCCGCTGGGCCTCGAGGTCCGCACCGGCACCGCCCTGTCGTCCGTCGTCGCGGTGCTGCGGGGCGCCCGCCCGGGTCCCGCGGTGCTGCTGCGCGGGGACATGGACGCGCTGCCCGTCACCGAGGACACCGGCGAGCCGTTCACGTCCGGCCACGCGGGCGTCATGCACGCGTGCGGGCACGACCAGCACG is a genomic window containing:
- a CDS encoding helicase-associated domain-containing protein, producing the protein MPSFSGWLRACDDDALVALLTARPDLASPSPATLASLAARATSRASLERALAGLDALVLQVLESVVVLGDAPPTPDDVARAVGAGASDAPAVADAAGTAVRLALLHPDEAGRLHAAPGLADVLGTHVAGLAPADPASDDAVPADPAAALADAPAGAAQVLDALTWGPPVGRVPPAGSPGAQAVRALVAHGLLARPDAEHVVLPRTLALRLRDGRTHRAPATEPAPASPVRPAATVAAESTAAAERTVRQVRRLLQAWEDAPPPVLRAGGLGVRDLRRTAQTLEVDEPHAAWLVELAAAAGLLADDGEERPAFVPTVDADVWAAGDVPRRWALLARAWLASPRTPWQVGTRDEKGGVRAALDPELARPWVPRLRRAVLEVLAAGAGPGAAPDADAVLAVLAWRTPRAVPPRGAVQALLTEAEQLGVTGAGALSRAGRALLDAADDAGRDDAAAALAADLPAPVDEILLQGDLTGVVPGRPGDALEELLETAAQVESRGGAVTVRFTPASVLAALDGGLGADALLDRLAAVARGGVPQPLEYLVRDVARRHGRVRAGAASAYVRADDPALLAGLPDDPRLAGLGLRLLAPTVLVAQAGPAEVLDALRRHGLAPVAEDGHGVVVPTGTAARRVRGRAATRARRRVQDGAVREAAAGTRAVAVARALRDAEVRGTGATGGTDGSGPARGAAPAAPRPRRSGRSDGAPSPDEPAAGDGTREPADALVLLREAASSRTDVWVEMVGPDGRPTRRLLRPLRVEGGRLRALDPRREAELTVAVHRIAGVHAAGPADTAP